In Streptomyces sclerotialus, the DNA window GCACCAGGCAGCGGGCATGCGCTGGCCTGCGGCCGTGGTGGTGGTGCCGGGTGACGCGGCGCCCGGGCTGACCCGCTCCTGGGTCTACACCGCCTTCGGGCGCGGCGAGCGGCACCTGTCCGTGGTCCAGGGCGCGGACCAGGCACTCCCCCGCGCGGTGGCCGAGATCCCCGCCAAGGAACGCACCACCCGGCTGCGCACCCTGCTCCAGCTCCAGCACACCCAGTGGGAGACGGCCCCGGCGTGACCACGGTGGTGGGTCGCCTGCCGTCCGGCAGGCGGCCCACCACCAGCCCGGCACACGACCCCGGCGGTGCCAGGGGCCGGCGCTCCCGATCGCTCCGGCTGCCCGGCCTCAGCGCCCCGTCCGAAAGCCCGGTTCAGCGTTCCCGGTCCACCGGCCTCAGTGCGGAATCGCCGCCTCGGTAGCCGTTGGCCGGGCGGCCTCCGCCGTCTCCGCCGCGGCCACCACCGGCTGCCGCTCCGGTGCCGGAGACGTCCGCGTCGGGTTCGTCCGCGTCGAGTTCGCCCCCATCGGGTTCGTCCGCGTCGAGTTCGCCCCCATCGGGTTCGTCCGCGTCGAGTTCGCCCTCATCAGGTTCGTCCCCGTCGGGAATGTCCTCGTCGGAGTCGTCGTCCTCGAAGCCCAGTTCCTCGTCGAAGACCGAGCTGACGTCGAAGCGGCAGACGACGCGCTGCGGGTCGGCCTGTTCGAAGGGGGCCGCGAGCCACTCGCCCGGCTCCGGGGGTTCCTCCGCCGCCGCGACCCACAGCGTGGAATCGCCCTCCTCCAGGCCGAACTCCTTGTGCCGGGAGGCGATCTCGTCCGGCTCGTACTCCCCGAAGAGCACACCGAGCGCCGCGTGCACGCTGCTGCCGACGACGGCGGACGCCGTGTTCCCGCCCGGCCTCGACGGGCTCTGCGCGGCACCCGGCTCCGTGGCCGAGCCGGGGTCGAGGTCGGCGATGCGCTGCGCCTGCGACAGCAGCCGCTGCGGTTCCACGACGGTGTAGTCCCGGCGGATCAGCACGCTGAGCGCGCTCGGCTCCTCGGGCCCCGCGTACGCGGGCAGCCCGTCGCTGCCGGGGATCTCGAAGGGCGTGACCTCGTCGTAGGTGTCGTAGAGCAGCTCGTCGTACGCCTCGGCCGCCGCGGCCAGTTCATCGAACGCGGCGTAGACGGCGGCATCGTCCTCACCCGAGCGGCGTTCGACCGCGTCGAGGTGACGGTCCAGCGCGGCTTTGACCGCCTCGGCGGCGGCACGTACCTCGGCAGCGGAGGGCTGCGCAGCATCAGACATAGTGCAGACGCTATCCGTACCCGGGCCGGTCCCGCACAATAGATGCGATGCCGGAATATGAATTCTGCGATGTGTATGTGCCGCGGGGAGTCTCCCGTAAGGCCGCCACACGCCTGCTGACCGACCACGCCGAGTACGGACACTGGGAGTTGGACCGCCTCCGCCTCAATCCCGACGGCAGCCGCAAGGTGCGGCTGCGCCGCCGGATCATCCGCCAGATTCGCGCGACCTGGTGACATGGGCCCGTACCGGCTCGTGTGACGCCCCGCCGCCGTGCCGGGCGGGCGCCGGAATCTGCCCCGCCCCCGATTCTCCGGCGGCGGGGCATCACCCGACGGTGTGGGAGTTCCTCCCGATTCGCTCCACTCCGAGGGGTTGAGCAGCGAGCGAACGATCCGTCTGCCGTCCCGCCGAAAAAGGCCAGTTCCGCACGCGCGGCGGCTGATAATCGCCGTAAGCGCCCCTTGCGGGCCCGCGGCGGCAGCACGGATGACGGTCCTCGCCAGCCTCGTGGCCTTACGGCACACGCGGCACGGAAGCGCCGCTCCCCTTCCCGGCCTCGCCCCTCTCCTAGCCCCGCACTCCGCCCGTCGTCCGGGCCTTGCGGTACAGGATCACGCCCGCGCCGAGCAGCGCCGCGCCGGTGGGGAGCAGTGCGCCGGCCGGGCCCTGGCCCGTCTCCGCCAGCTGCCGGCGTCCGGCGGGCCGGGGGTGGGTGGCGGGCGTGGTGACGATCTCCTGGTGTGAGCGCGGCGGCGTCTGCGGGTGGGTGTCCCGGCCTTCGCCACCGCCCGGGTACGCCGGCTCTCCGGGCTCCCCCGGTTGCCCAGGGTCCCCCGGCTGGTCAGGATTCCCCGGCTGGTCAGGGTTCTCCGGCTGGTCAGGGTTCTCCGGCTGCCCGGGATGGTCCGGCTCCTGCGGCGGGGGCGGTGTGTCGTCACCGGGCGGCTGGTGGTCGTCACCCGGCGGCTGGGTGCCATCGTCCGGCGGCTGGGACGGCCCCGGCTGTTCCGGCTGTTCCGGCTGTTCCGGATGTTCCGGCTTCTCCGGGCCGGACGGCGGCTTCGTGGGTGCGTCGTTGCCGCAGTCGTTGCCCGTGACGGGGTTGAGCCCGCCGATGACGGTCACGCTGTTGCCGCAGATGTTGACCGGTACGTTCACGGACACCTGGACGCTGTTGCCCGAGCCGACGCCCGGGGAGTCGTGCGTGCCCCCCTCGGCCTCGGCGGCGGGGCCCGAGCCGTGGCCGCCGTGCTGTCCGCCGCCGGAGCCGTTCCCGCAGCTGTTTCCCGCCGCCGGGTTGAGGAGGCCGGCGACGTTCACGGTGTTGCCGCAGACGTTGACCGGAACGTCCACCGGAACCTGGACCGCATTTCCCGACAGCACCCCCGGTGAATGAGCGGCCGCGCCGCTCGTGCCCGAATCCGCGTGCGCGTAACCCCCTGAAACGGCGAGTGCGCCGCCCGCGGCCACGACGGTGATCAGGCTTTTTCTCGCGACCTTACGCATAGGTCGTCCCTTCCCCTTTTCGCTTTCCGAAGGGGGGCGGAGCGTGGGTTCCCGTCCCCCGCGGCGGACGGTCGTGGGTGTCCGTCCGCCGAACGCCGGTCGGCCCCGGAGCGCATGGCACGCGCTGCGGAGCCGACCGGGATCACTCCCCCTGGGG includes these proteins:
- a CDS encoding DUF5703 family protein, which translates into the protein MPEYEFCDVYVPRGVSRKAATRLLTDHAEYGHWELDRLRLNPDGSRKVRLRRRIIRQIRATW
- a CDS encoding chaplin family protein, which codes for MRKVARKSLITVVAAGGALAVSGGYAHADSGTSGAAAHSPGVLSGNAVQVPVDVPVNVCGNTVNVAGLLNPAAGNSCGNGSGGGQHGGHGSGPAAEAEGGTHDSPGVGSGNSVQVSVNVPVNICGNSVTVIGGLNPVTGNDCGNDAPTKPPSGPEKPEHPEQPEQPEQPGPSQPPDDGTQPPGDDHQPPGDDTPPPPQEPDHPGQPENPDQPENPDQPGNPDQPGDPGQPGEPGEPAYPGGGEGRDTHPQTPPRSHQEIVTTPATHPRPAGRRQLAETGQGPAGALLPTGAALLGAGVILYRKARTTGGVRG